AAGTGACGCCGACCTCGAAAGCGGTGGGCGATCTCGCTTTGTTTATGGTCGCGAATTCACTTTCGAGCGAAGACGTGGTGTATGGCGATCGTGAACTCGCGTTTCCTGATTCGGTGATCGATCTGGTGAGTGGCATGATGGGGCATCCACCAGGTGGTTTTCCCAAAGCAGTGCAGAAGCGAATTCTGCGCGACAAGAAACCTGTGAAAGGACGCCCTGGAGCGAGCCTTCCACCAGCCGATTTCACGGCAGCTTCGGAGAAAGTGCAGAAGCTGATCGGACGCGAGCCGAGTATGCGTGATGTGCTGTCGTACCTCTTGTACCCGAAAGTTTATGAGGAATTTGCAGCACATCAGCGTAAGTACTCGAGCACGAGCAATCTCCCGACTCCCGTCTTCTTCTACGGGCAAGAGACTGGTGAAGAGATTGGCGTGGATATCGAAGAAGGTAAGACGCTGATCATCAAGTTCCTGACGATTAGCGAGCCCCATGCTGATGGGACCCGGACCGTTTTCTTCGAGCTCAATGGTCAGCCTCGTGATGTGACGGTGACCGATCTTTCGCTCGAAGCAAGTTCGGCCAAGGCGCTGAAGGCAAATCCAGGCGTTCCAGGGCAAGTTGGGGCTAGCATGCCGGGGATGGTGGTGACGGTGGCAGTGAGCGTGGGCGATACCGTGGCCAAGGGACAGAAGCTACTTTCGCTCGAGGCGATGAAGATGGAAACGACCGTCAACAGTGAAATAGAAGGTCGTGTGTCGGAAGTGCTTGTGAAACCTGGCAGCCGCGTGGAAGCGGGCGATCTGATGCTCGTGATTTCGTAGTCGTTGATTGGTTCGCTCTCGCGGGGAGCAATCGGGTAGCTGAATTCGATGGAACTTGCTGCACTCGAGTCGCTGATCAAACGTGGGCTCATCGCCGATCTGCACTACTTTGCTAAGATCGGCTCGACCAATTCGTATGCTCTAAGTCAGGCGGTTGATGACACCCAAAAGTGTCCGCTCCTAGTCGCAGCTCGAGAGCAGACGGCTGGTCGAGGACGTGGCGCCAATCGTTGGTGGTCGAGTGATGGTTGCCTGATGTTCTCGCTGCTGCTCGACTGCACCGACTGGCTCCCAACCTCGAAATGGCCACTCCTTTCGCTAGTGACCGGCATTTCGATCGCTCAGACTATCGAGCAGCTGATCCCGGGGGATGTCGTCGGCGTGAAGTGGCCCAACGATGTTTATCTGGCGGGTCGCAAAGTGGCCGGGATCTTGATTGAGACGTCGGCAGCAGCTTCCGGTCGCTTGGTGGTCGGGATTGGACTGAACGTGAACAACTCGGTCGCAACTGCCCCAGCTGATATTCAAGCCCGTGCTGTTGCACTCGTAGACCGCTCGAGTGCAAGGTGGACACTAGAACTCGTGCTCGAGCGGCTCGTCGAGCGGCTCATCACTAACTGGCAACGGCTTGGCGAACAGGGTTTCGAGTCGTTCTACCGCGATTGGCCCCGCTACTGCATTCTCTCGGGAGCTATCGTGACGATCCGCCCCCAAGCTCAACATAGTGAGGCGACTGTTATAGGACGGGCCCTGGGAATCGATGAAGCCGGGTGTCTCGTTGTCGAAACCACTGGTGGTCCGATCCATTTAGCAGGGGGGAGTGTCGAGCAGTTCAGCTGGCCCAGTTAAAGCGGCGTTCGCGCGGGTTTTTGATTGTGTCACTCAGCAGCTGACTGTCGACAGGTAGGCTGACTCGCCGAACCACGGGTGTTCCAGTTGGATGTATCACGCGGAATAAACGGAATGCCAGTAGCCGCCGATGGTTGGGAAGGCCGGATGTTTTGAAGTTTCTCGTCGACTGCAGCCGATTCAGATCGTTACGCCCACCTAGGCGAGTTGAGCCGCTGCTCTCCAGCAGTTGCTCGGCCCGATAGGCTTGGGAGTCGTTATGAGAAGCATCCTTCTGCGACTGGATTGTTGCAGCGGAGACGGATGTGCGATTGTGGTGGCTGTAGATACCTGCCCGGTCTATAGCTCGAGGAAAATGACGCTGGTGGCAAAGGGATAGCCGCTCGCGTTACACTAGCGACGTCGAAAAATCGATCCGTTCGTGTGCGTTCGAAATCTCCTGGCTAGTTCCACGAACTCGCAAGGCAAGGGGCAGGGTGTGACCAAGGACCGTCTCTTTACCACCAAGCAAGTCGCCGATGCGATTGGCGTGAGCGAATCGTCGCTCAAGCGCTGGTGCGATCAAGGATTAGTGACTACGTGCCGAACCGGCGGTGGTCATCGACGGATTCCCCAAGATGCAGTGGTGGCTTTCCTGCGATCGAGCGGTCATGCGCTGGTGCGTCCCGATGTGCTGCAACTCCCCGCGCTACCCCAGCGAGGAACATTGCGCTGTGAGACTTTGCGGCCGGTATTTCTCGATGCGATCATTGCTGCTGATCGCGCCAAATGTCGCGAAGTGATGCTCAGTTTGTATCTTTCGGGGATCAGCGTCGCTGCGATCTGCGACGACCTGATCACCCCCACCATGTATCGCATTGGCGAACTGTGGGAGTGCGGCGACGTCGAAGTGTTCCAGGAGCGGCGTGGTTGCGAAATGTGCGAAGAGGTGATCGGCGATCTGGTGAAGATCATCCCTTCGCCAGCCAGTTCAGCTCCTCTGGCGATCGGCGCGACGCCGGAGGGAGACTACTACCGGATTGCGACAAAGATGGTCGAGGCGACCCTGAAGGCGGCCGGTTTTCGCGCGATGAACCTGGGGAGCTCGCTGCCATTTTCGACGCTCGTAGCATCGGTCGAAATGCTACGCCCGACACTGTTTTGGCTGAGTGCTTCGTTCATCGTCGATCACGAAAAGTTCGTAGCCGACTATCAAGAGTTTCAGCGACAAACGAGTGGTCTGGCCGCGATTGCCGTGGGTGGGCAAGCTCTTACGGCACCGATTCGAACCCGCATTGTCTATGCCACGTTTGGCGAAACGATGCGGCATCTCGACAACTATGCACAAACGCTTTTCGCGGTGCAGCAGCGGCACGATCTGCCGGCGGCAAGTGGGGTCGATATCTCAGCGGCTATCGAAACGTCGCATGCCGAAGTTAGCAGCGCGGTCTCGAGTCGGTCGTAAGTCACTTGCTCGCGCGGTAGCTCACTTCACCGCTGCTGCTAACCGTTGATGATTTTTTCGCACGGTGCCCCTTCGTTGAGCGTGGGACGCTCGGGGCGATTCTTGTGCATGTAAACCAGCTCCATGTTGTCGATGCCGAGCAGACGCAGGATCGTCGCATGGAAGTCGTGCACGTGGAGTCGATCTTCAGCAGCATGCAGACCGATCTCGTCGGTGCTGCCGACGGTGCGACCCCCTTTGAGTTTCGCGCCAGCCATCCACATCGTAAAACCGGTCGGGTTATGATCGCGGCCGTTCCCTTTTTCGCTCATCGGTGTGCGGCCAAACTCGCCACCCCACACCACCAGCGTGTCGTCGAGGAGTCCACGCCGTTTGAGATCGGCTAGTAGACCAGCGATCGGCTTATCGGTTGCTTTGCAAAGTCCGCTATGGTTTTTTTCGATGTTGGCGTGAGCATCCCATTTGCTTCCGGCGCCGCTGTAGAGCTGAATGAAACGAACACCGCGTTCGACCATTCGCCGCGCGAGCAAACACATCCGCCCAAACGATTCAGTCTCTTTTTCATCGATGCCGTAGAGTGCTTTGGTCTCCGCTGTTTCGGCATTCAGGTCCACCGCTTCAGGAGCTTCGGCTTGCATGCGGAACGCCAGTTCATAGCTGGCGATGCGTGCCTCGAGTTCCGATTGCGATGCTCGCTCGCGAGCATGCAGCCGATTATTTTTTTCGAGTAGTTCGAGCTTCTCTTTTTGAAGCGAGCTCGACACGGTCGAGGGGGTCTTGAGGTACCGAATCGGTTCATCGCCACTGCGCAGCGGCGTTCCTTGATGCACCGCTGGCATGAACCCGGCGCCCCAATTGCGCGGGCCGTTGATGACTTGATTCGCGTTGTCTTCGAGCACCACAAACGAAGGGAGATTTTTGTTCTCACTTCCCAGTCCGTAGGTGACCCAGCTCCCGAGTGATGGCCGACCAGCGATGGTGCTACCGGTGTTCATCTGACAGACACCACCCGAGTGATTAATTCCGTCGCTATAGAGCGACCTGACCACGCACAAATCGTCGGCCATAGTGGCAGTGTGTGGCAGCCAATCGGAGACCCACAAACCACCTTCGCCATGCTGTTTCCACTTGCGCGGAGAAGGCATGATCGGTGGATTGCTCTCTCCCATCGCAAGAATCACGGGCTTGAAACTAGCGGGGAGTGGCTGACCTGCGAGCTTCTCGAGTTCGGGCTTGGGATCGAACAGATCGATGTGACTCGGGCCACCTTCCATGAACAAAAAGATCACGCTCTTGGCGCGGGGTTCATAGTGGGGCGCTGGTTTGCCAGCGGCGCTGAGCGAACTGTCGGCACGCAGTGTGCCTTCCAGCAACGAGCTGAGCGCGAGTCCACCAAAGCCGGCTCCCGCTTGCGTCAGCATTTCGCGGCGCGAGAGCCAGTGGCTGTTGCGAGCGTGATTTCGCGAGTCGTTTTGCATCGGATCAGGCTTTGGATAAAGGCGTCGCGAAGTTGAACTGGTGGCAAGTTTAGTCGACGTAGAGGAACTCGCTCGAGTTCATCAGCACGTGACAAAAATTGGTGTAGGGAAGTTTGGCATCTTTCGGAATGTCGGCGAAAAACTCGGCGGCGAACTTCTGTTCTTCTTCGGTAGGTTCGCGCGAAAGGATGCGCAAGTAAGCCTCGCGCGTTTGAATCGTCCGGTCGTTACCCACATGCTCTGCGATCTTGTGCGCGAGGACTTTGGCCCGCTCGAGCATCCACGGACCGTTGATCAGCAGCAGAGCCTGATTGGCGGTGGTGGTGTTGTTGCGAACCGGAGCGCTGCCGATCCCTTCGGGAACATCGAACACTTCGAGGAGTGGATCGCGTTTGTTGCGGAACACTTTCACGTAGATACTGCGGCGAGGGTCGGCTGGTTCGGCTCCTTCGCCACCCACCTGAGGATCGAGTTCGCCCGAGACTGCGAGCGCGGCATCGCGAATCTGCTCAGCTGCCAAACGGCGCACCGTCATGCGAGCGAGGAACTTGTTGGCGGGATCGCGGGCCACACTCGCGGCGAGTTCAGGGCCGCGCGATGCTTGGCGATAAGCGGCCGAAGTGACCATCAGACGATGAATCGGCTTGAGCCGGAAATCGTGCGCGGCCAATTGATGCGCCAGATAATCGAGCAGCTGAGGATGCGTGGGTGGCTGACCGAGTCGGCCAAAATCGCTCGCCGATTCCACGAGTCCCACCCCGAAGTGATACTGCCACATCCGGTTGACCATTACGCGCGCGGTGAGCGGATTTTCGGGGGAAGCAATCCAGTTGGCCAGAGCCAATCGGCGTCCCGTTGTTGCCGAATCGGCAGGGGGCACAATCGCATGATTGCTGGGCGAACTAGACGAGGAAACGAGAACGGTCGGTGGACCAGGCAAGACTTCTGCAGCGGCCCGTTTTCCTGGGATCAGCGTCGGTGGAGCTACCGGGCCAATGTCGGTGGCGGTTGCCATGGTTGGAATCGCTTGCGGCTTCTGCTTCTCGAGTTCGGCGAGCTGCTGCTTGAGCGCGGTCCATTGCTCGAGTCGC
This window of the Pirellula staleyi DSM 6068 genome carries:
- a CDS encoding biotin--[acetyl-CoA-carboxylase] ligase → MELAALESLIKRGLIADLHYFAKIGSTNSYALSQAVDDTQKCPLLVAAREQTAGRGRGANRWWSSDGCLMFSLLLDCTDWLPTSKWPLLSLVTGISIAQTIEQLIPGDVVGVKWPNDVYLAGRKVAGILIETSAAASGRLVVGIGLNVNNSVATAPADIQARAVALVDRSSARWTLELVLERLVERLITNWQRLGEQGFESFYRDWPRYCILSGAIVTIRPQAQHSEATVIGRALGIDEAGCLVVETTGGPIHLAGGSVEQFSWPS
- a CDS encoding helix-turn-helix domain-containing protein, translating into MTKDRLFTTKQVADAIGVSESSLKRWCDQGLVTTCRTGGGHRRIPQDAVVAFLRSSGHALVRPDVLQLPALPQRGTLRCETLRPVFLDAIIAADRAKCREVMLSLYLSGISVAAICDDLITPTMYRIGELWECGDVEVFQERRGCEMCEEVIGDLVKIIPSPASSAPLAIGATPEGDYYRIATKMVEATLKAAGFRAMNLGSSLPFSTLVASVEMLRPTLFWLSASFIVDHEKFVADYQEFQRQTSGLAAIAVGGQALTAPIRTRIVYATFGETMRHLDNYAQTLFAVQQRHDLPAASGVDISAAIETSHAEVSSAVSSRS
- a CDS encoding DUF1501 domain-containing protein; translation: MQNDSRNHARNSHWLSRREMLTQAGAGFGGLALSSLLEGTLRADSSLSAAGKPAPHYEPRAKSVIFLFMEGGPSHIDLFDPKPELEKLAGQPLPASFKPVILAMGESNPPIMPSPRKWKQHGEGGLWVSDWLPHTATMADDLCVVRSLYSDGINHSGGVCQMNTGSTIAGRPSLGSWVTYGLGSENKNLPSFVVLEDNANQVINGPRNWGAGFMPAVHQGTPLRSGDEPIRYLKTPSTVSSSLQKEKLELLEKNNRLHARERASQSELEARIASYELAFRMQAEAPEAVDLNAETAETKALYGIDEKETESFGRMCLLARRMVERGVRFIQLYSGAGSKWDAHANIEKNHSGLCKATDKPIAGLLADLKRRGLLDDTLVVWGGEFGRTPMSEKGNGRDHNPTGFTMWMAGAKLKGGRTVGSTDEIGLHAAEDRLHVHDFHATILRLLGIDNMELVYMHKNRPERPTLNEGAPCEKIING